In Papaver somniferum cultivar HN1 chromosome 9, ASM357369v1, whole genome shotgun sequence, the genomic stretch TGTTGCCACAAAGAAACAAATGGGAAAAACGTTCGGAGTTTGATTCGAGAGGAGATGCAAGCTTGAGTCCTTGTGGTTCTGCGAAGCCGTTAGACACAGCTCATTCAGAAACTATGAATATTAATGGCGAAGCTACTTTACAGATTTCTTCGGGGACTAAGAGAACTGCTGGCGACGGTTCAGATGAAAGCAATCTAATATGCACCTCTGAGGGGCAGCCTTTGAAGAGGATGAGAAGTTTGGGTGGGGATGATCCGAGGAGCTCTGAAAGCTTGAGTCCTCGAAGCCATTAGACATAGCAAATTCAGAAACCGTGAATGTGAATGGCGGGCGGGCGAGTTTACACTAATTAAGATTAAACGCACACTAAAGAGGCTAAACTCAGATATTTAAACTCAGCTAACCTGCCGAGTCATAATGGTCCGTTTAACTAGAGGACCCAACTGCCAATATTGGGGTGTGTGGTCAAATCGGCTAACTTACCAAGTCCACTCGGTTTAGCTTTGGACTTCACTAACCGAGTCATCTTTGTGTAACTTTAGTTGTCCAACTTTAGACTTGTTATTAAGGTGGTTGTTTGGTTTGACTACAGGACCCAACAGCCCGCATCGGAGTGCATAATTAACTGATCAACAAATTTCATTTCATATCACATGTTAAATATGTCTGAATTAGTCTGTATAGAGGGGCACCGACCCTAGACAAGGCGAATGCAGTAAATAACTCAACTGATTAGCAGCATATGAAAAAACTACAGTACTAAATACGGAACTCATACCTCAGCAACCCATCCAGTTAATAACTCAACTGATTAGCAGCATATGATGAAATAAGTCCCCAATCATTCGTGTGTAATTGTATGTTGACTCAGTCAGAGTCGTTTTAATATTATGATCGAGGACTTATTTCATCAATCCATGATTCAGCAACAGACAATGACAACAAGTACTCCAAACCGTATTTACGTGTGAAAAACCTGTAATAAACAATTTCCGTAGTTTCATgcattaggaggacatagagcaAGTCGCAAGAAACCTCAGTTGATGGAACTTTGTTCAACTTCAAAAGATAATCAACGTATCCATGCAACCAACAGCAAGTGAAGAAACAAAAGATCCACGAATGTTCGAGTAGTTTAAAGTTTGCGATTGGACAAGCttcaggtggtcatatgagaagaCAGAGATCTTCCATAATTAAATCTTCGTCAACACAAcggaaacagcagcagcaacagcaacaacattgTCATCTGATATCACTGACATCATTCGTCAAAAAGAGGCACTATTTAAGAGATCAAATAGGAAGGAGTGTTTCGAGTTCTCTTCTTTCGTTGGAAGATAATAATTATGTAGCTTTAGCAGGTTCGTTCTTACCAGTTGAAAAGTTATCCGAATCATATAGCTTTTCCCAAATTAGGCAAattaggcaccaaactcagatgGCAACCCTTAGGAAAATAAATGTATCATCTGTGCTTCAACATTTAGCATTATCACATGTACATTATCCCGAACGTGAAATGTTGGAGGATTTTTCACTTTTCAGCAATCCACCCAATCTTTCAGTTGTGGCACTACAACAGCGGACTTGTACTTTGATTTTTATGGTCTACACGAATCAACCAAATCTTCCACTGAGAGTCAGAGATAAGTTTGGCCGAGGTTACGATATCTGTTGACTGGGTCCTACCTACTTTTCACTCTAGGTCGACATTATCTTCTTGGAGTCAAAGAGTACTCCCGAAATACATGTATTCTCACTCCGAGTCAGAGATAGGTTTCCGTAGAGTActtctaagagcatctccaatgatgTCTGGGTATATATCCTATGTGGATACCTAAAAATTACACATTTAGTTAAGAGCTTCTCCAACCATAATATGATCAGTTTCATAGGTGGCACTATGGGAAGACATCCTTTATCTTATATGGCAGTTGCTTTTCCTAAATACATGgggaataaatttttttttttttaataggaaagatagATTGATTGAATAAACTTACATAAGCGTTTTATCCTGCTGAATCAAGGTTTGAATCCAAGCAGGAAAATCATTGTAATACTGAAAACAGATAATTTGAGATCTTGCAAATTCTTTCTCCAACCCATCAAGTTCAAAAATTCTTTCTCCAACCCATCTGTTTGTTAACCTCTTTCCCTGCCTAGTTGTCTTATGGTTtaagattttatttgatttggtaTTATCAGAAAATATTACGCAGTCACTTTTCTTTTCTGAACTTCAATTCTGTGATAGTGATCATACCGACACCATCGATTATTTTCTGAACTCCAATTCCATGACACTGATCACCAAGAACGATTTGTTATTCCAACGGATGGATATTAATACCCAAATTTGTGCTCAAACATGAATCTACAGTTGTATGGCGATCATATCATTCTTTGATATTTGTGTTAACTATATCCGTGGAATCATTCAGAAATACTAGCTTGACTTATGATTATGAAAAAGGCCATCACTCACAAACATATGATAAAAGAATCAAAAATTGGTTTTATTCCTTTAAATTTGTTGGCCTTGTGATTATATCCCCCTTGTGAACACTTGTCTATGTCACCGACTCACCTGCTTATGTAAAGACTGATCAAACAACAATATcacctttttctttctttgtttggtAATTAATTAAATAGTTACAAATCAAAGTTATAGATTCCATTGTATCAATGTAAAGCAAGAAGATAGGGAAGAtaggatgagaagaagaaaacaaatcatGGAAACGATGGATGTTAGATTTGGTATAATCTTAATTTTGATTTAATGAATTTTAATTGAAAAATGCTGATTAGGATGGATAGACGTCCTCTTGGTGAACCTCTGAAACAAGAGGTTGAGGAAGAAGATGTCTATATAAAAACATGCCATGTCATCTACATGTTAGTTAAAGAGGTTAGGATTGGAGACATATTTTAGGGCAAATAAAAGTGTATCCTAGTGTATGAAGATTTTTTTCCTCACACATGTtctattggagaagctctaacatTATGTACAAATAGAATATATCTATTTTGATACACTTGTCATTTAGTTATAGATTACTTAATCTAAAATGTGGGCCAGAATAATTTTAAACATAAATTTTTTATTACGTGGGTATGGATGAGAGTATCTAAATTTAGATATCCTCATCCAAACTCAAACTGTCAATTCATATTAATTTTTGACTATCCAACTATCATTGGAGAGGATTTTTTATATTAGAGTATCTAAATTCTTACgtggaatcaatttttttttgagaccaaactccattggagatgctctgagCCACATTGGTTGCTGTTACGATTTATTTGTTCTTTTCTGCTAAATCGGTCATACCTAATTCTTGTTTATCTTCATCATCTAGTCGACAAAATTCTGCATGTTTTTCTCATCTTTGTTTGTAAGATTCTTCAAATTGACGCAACTGGGAAACACTTGTCGAACACTTGTCGACATTGACATTGACATTGACATTGACATTGGCACCGTTACTAGTAGCGATGTTGTGTGTGGTGCTTGGCGAGGTGAGTTGCCAATCCCTTTGCCTCGCCTAGCCTAGCGCCGAGGCGCGCCTTAGGTACccagaagaaaaaataaataaattatggcTCACATTTTTGCGCCTTGGGCATTTTATTAACTGGCCCCCCTGTCTCGTGTGCGTAAGTCTCCTAAGCTAGCGCCGAGCTCGCCTTTGCAAAATAGACCAGCAgcaatcatcataataacatgccGTAGGTTTGGTACAATCATCAACAGTATCAAAATCCGTCACGTCCCTTCTTCTTCACCTATCCCGATCGATCTCCTCAATGTTAGAACGATCCCGAACCCTAACTATTTACGTATTCTTGTAAAAATAATGGAAACACAAAAGTCACCACCATGGCTACATGACCATTTATTTAAGAGGCCCATCCTATTAAAGGAAGATCGGTCGTTTAAGCCTAAGGATGTGACTTGTGAGCATTTGTCATCCAAATCACTCCTTCCAGAGCAGAACTAAGCCGCTGGATTTATAAACCCTAACACACCGCCTCCACATCTGCCATTACTTATAGTCGTTCTTCTAATTATCAAAGAAAAATCAAGTCTGTGGGATTCCAAAATGGATCCTCGCTATGATGAATTTTTTGATCCCCATGGTAAAGTATTTGCTGTTATGAAACAAGAATGTTATAAGGTACTAATCCTACTCCTCAATCTTCaattttcattatatttttctccatcttcatGATCGATTCGTTGGAAAACCTAATTTTAGGTTAATAAATGTATATCCTTTTCGTTCTATCTAGTAATGGGTCTTTATCCAATTGTAGGCGAGAGATGCATTTTATGCTTGCATAGAGAGAGAAACAAAGAAACCCATAATTGAACCTGCCACCGGTCGTCTCCTCTGCCCAGGTAAATGCACACAACTTGAGGCTCGATATCACTGGGATTGCTGCAGCGTATCACCTGACTGGGTAACTAGATTCCATTATATTATTCTTCTGCCctagtttatgttttttttttggataaattttgaattttttcttcttccggAAATATAGGTTTTGCGTTTAGATCGCGAGTACTgtgaaaaaatgaagaagaaggaggcTCAAAGGCCTGTAGATAAAATGATAAAGAAGGAGGTTCAAAGGCCTTTGGATAAAGATGATCCAGAGCGAGGTCCAAAGTCGCTCCTAAAAGGTATTCGGATCATCGATCAGGTAAAAAGATGACCATGATTCTAAACGAGGTCCAAAGTCGCTCTCAAATGATATTATTATCattgattattattttatttttttttgctaagaaaaaaaatttattaaaaaagAGAATTACATTTCAGAGTTGAAAAAGTCAGGGACATTTCCCATCCATTCTCCTGAGGTTGTAGACCTTCTACTGAACTTAGCTGCTTGATCAGCTAGAATAATATTGTTTCTCTTAAGAAATTCAAACTTAACCAAATGAAAGCAAGAACTGATTGTTTTACAGTCTTCTAAGACTGATTTATTATACCAAAATAATTGGTTGCTAGTGGAATTAAAATCATCTATAACTGTTTTAGCATCACTAATGAAGCAAACTTTCTCCAGGCTTTTAGCTTTTGCCCATGTTACAGCCTCTAGTAATGCTAGAATTTCCGCCTCCTCTGCATTCCTCACTGACCCTGCTTTGAGTTTGCATCCAATGAAAGAACCTGCAATGTTTAACATGATTAAACCAATACCAGACAAGTTAGTATTTTTATCAAAAGCAGCATCACTGAAAACAAGCACACAATCAGATGGCAAAGAATTGGTGATTGTGGAAAGATTTTTCTCTTCAAAAGAGTGTACATGTACAGACTCTTGTGATATAGCATCATTTAAATAGGTCTCAGTGTCAGTGACCAGTTTCATTGCTAATCTAGCAGTAACATGATGGTTTAAGGTTTTTCCTTGGAATACACAAGAGCATCCGTCTTTCCCAATACTCCAAGCAATAGTGAAAACAACAGCAGCCTTGTCTTTCAAACTGTTGTCAGTAATCCATTTGACCACCCAGTCATGGAGGCTGATAGAAGAATTATTATCTTGCGCAATCAAGTCAACATATGGGGTTAATGACCAAACTGACTTGGCGAATTGACAGTGTAACAGAATATGCCTCAGGAGTTTCAAGAGTGTCAAAGATACACATAATGCAAGAATTATTTTGCCTATTAACAAACCTAGCAAGCACAGAGTTGGCAGGGAGGATGTTCTCATGGCACTTCCATATGAATATATGAACTTTAGGGAGAACCGAGAGTCTCCATAGGGCTTTGTAGAAAGGGTTGCTACTTTAAACATTCTGCATATACTCAATCTAGCCAGAGATGACTTTATAAGCAGACTTAACGGTAAATTGGCCATTTTTAGAATGTGGCCAAATAAGTCTATCACTTCCTTAAATGGGATCCTAGAATCAACaatatttttagcattattaGGAGTGAAAAAAGCTCTAACTAGCTCAGAATTCCAAGATTTAGTATCATCATTTATGAAATCAGAGACATCAAGGTCCGGATTGGGATTAACAACAAACATAGGCTCATAAGAATTAGAAATCCATCTATCTCTAAATGCAGAAATACTCTTACCATCCTTAACTTCCCAAATAGAATGTTTCAAAATGAAATCTAAACCTCGACAAATACTCCTCCAAGACGAGGAACAATCATCCTTCTTAGAGTAGTGAAGAGGGTGATAGTTATTAAAGTATTTGCATCTAAGAATGACCACCCACAGAGCATTAGGATTCTGAATCAACTTCCAAGCTGTTTTAGATAAAAGAGACAAGTTAACTTGCTTAAGATTTCTAAATCCTAAGCCGCCTTGATATTTATGAGTACAAATTCTAGGCCAAGATATAAAATAGATACCCCCTGTTCTAGAATTACCCCACCAGAAATCCCTTGGGGAAGATTTCATGCTATTAATGATACTATCAGGAATTGTAAAAGTATTCATGTGATAAATATGAGACGATTTTAGCACATTTTGTACCATAACAAATCTACCAGCCTGATTAAAACACTTACCTTTCCACTTAGCAACCCTTTTATCAAAATGATCATTAAGATAGTTCAAGGAATCAGTTCTAGATCTTGTTATAAAAAGGGGAAGACCTAAGTATTTTTCATTCAAAGCAATCTTCTTAACTTTTAAATCGTTGATAAGGGAAACAACATGATCAGGATGTACATTATTACTAAAGAAACatccagatttttgaagattaatcACTTGACCAGAAGCCATACTAAAATCCTTAATTAATCCCAACAGATTATTAGCTTCAGTATGATAGGCTTTTGCAAAAATGAGACAATCGTCGGCAAAAAGAAGATGATTTATGCTAGGGGCTAATCTGCTAACTTTAAGGCCGTGAATAAGGTTATTCTCTTCAGCATGAATGAGATACCTGGAAAAAGATTCCATGCAAATTATGAAAAGGTATGGAGACAAGGGATCACCTTGTCTCAGACCCCTTGTTGGTCTATAAGATTTGCATGGAGATCCATTTATCATAATGGGAATGATAGTGGTGCTAATGCATTAATGTATTAAGTCACACCAATGCTCAGAAAATCCAAAAGCTTTAAGAATATCTCTTAGAAAACACCATCAACTCTgtcaaaggccttagacatgtcAAGTTTAAGGCCCATGACACCCCATTTATCCCTTTTCCTCTTCATTGTGTAAACCAGTTCATGAGCAATGATGACATTGTCTTGAATATTCTTATTAGGAACATAAGCAGCCTGATAAGGGCTTATCATTTTGCTTAGAAATGGTTTCATActattcacaataatcttagaAATGATTTTGTAATTAGCATTACACAATGAGATAGGTCTAAAATCAGAGGGACTAGAAGGATTATCTATTTTTgggatcaaagacaagaaagtatGGTTCATCTCCTTTAAAAGATGTTTAGATTCAAAATAACTATTGACTGTTTGCCAAACATAGTCTATGAGAAGATCAATATTTTCTTTATAAAACCCAGGTGGAAAAGCATCGGGCCCTGGGGCAGTCCAGGGGGTCATTTGGTTTATTGTATCAATAATTTCCTGCTTAGTAACAGGTCTAAGCATGGACAAGTTATCAATATCTGAGATGCAAGGGTCTATGCAATTAAGAATTTCAGTATTTCTATAAGAATTAGAAGTAGTCCCTATCGAACTGAAATGATTTACCAATAGGGTTTCAAGATTAACTCTATCATTAACCCACTGCCCATTATTCAATTTAAGAGCACTAATATGGTTAAAGTGCTTCCTTCTATTGGCGTAATTATGGTAAAATCCAGTatttctatcaaaagatttaAAGTACTCTTGTCTAGATTTCTGAGCATAGAAGTCTTCTTGAACTTTTTGCCAGTGCTCTGGATCAACTCTATTTGTTTAATAAATTCCATATTTTCAGAGGAATAAGGAAGATTTGTCAGATCATTGAGTTGATTATTAAGAGTACTAACCTTATGATCAATATTGCCAAAATGTTGGATATTCCAGAGTTTTAGATCATGTTTAACAAACCTAAGTTTTTTAGTTAATCTGAATGGAGAAGAGCCTCTAACATCTGTAGATTAAGCATTATTATCATTGATTAATTAAATAAGTTTTGGAGTTGCGATTTTTGCTTTTAATCATGAAATAGTGtgtaacccgtgctacgcaccgggggTCGATTGGTGTGGCGGGGCGAGCCCAAATGCCTTTGGaacatttaaaaaaaattcttgatGTATATATTATCAATCAAAGTTTCGTATGATCCCATTgagaaatattaatttaaataattaattaataaataaataatagaagGTTGattgtaatatatatatatatatatatatattatttgaaTTAATAAAAAAGTTGGATACCCTTGGATATTCAATATATCGTGGGGATATCTAATTTATGtatgtaatataatataataataaaaataaatattctcATTATAATTATACTTGTGCACTAAGAAATAGCAAATCTTCTCATTCATAGTAAAACTATGAAAGAACAAAGCAAATCAAAAATGCTAATTTTACCGTAAAGCCTGAGTTTTAAATCTCGGTCACACGAAAATCATTGCAAATATGATTTGTAAAATTAcggttttctaaaaaaaattatgtcttgttATGCAATTGAATATGATTTATAAAATTTTACGGTTTTCTACATCGTTTTTCCCACTAACTAATACTATGCAAAAGTGCCTTTGTGCAAGAAAATAACGAATATATATTTATTGTCCGATTCCCAACTAAAACAATTAAAACACCATATATATATAATCATTAGTTTGTTCCGTATGCTTAAAAAAATGAATCCaa encodes the following:
- the LOC113311369 gene encoding uncharacterized protein LOC113311369; translated protein: MESFSRYLIHAEENNLIHGLKVSRLAPSINHLLFADDCLIFAKAYHTEANNLLGLIKDFSMASGQVINLQKSGCFFSNNVHPDHVVSLINDLKVKKIALNEKYLGLPLFITRSRTDSLNYLNDHFDKRVAKWKGKCFNQAGRFVMVQNVLKSSHIYHMNTFTIPDSIINSMKSSPRDFWWGNSRTGGIYFISWPRICTHKYQGGLGFRNLKQVNLSLLSKTAWKLIQNPNALWVVILRCKYFNNYHPLHYSKKDDCSSSWRSICRGLDFILKHSIWEVKDGKSISAFRDRWISNSYEPMFVVNPNPDLDVSDFINDDTKSWNSELVRAFFTPNNAKNIVDSRIPFKEVIDLFGHILKMANLPLSLLIKSSLARLSICRMFKVATLSTKPYGDSRFSLKFIYSYGSAMRTSSLPTLCLLGLLIGKIILALCVSLTLLKLLRHILLHCQFAKSVWSLTPYVDLIAQDNNSSISLHDWVVKWITDNSLKDKAAVVFTIAWSIGKDGCSCVFQGKTLNHHVTARLAMKLVTDTETYLNDAISQESVHVHSFEEKNLSTITNSLPSDCVLVFSDAAFDKNTNLSGIGLIMLNIAGSFIGCKLKAGSVRNAEEAEILALLEAVTWAKAKSLEKVCFISDAKTVIDDFNSTSNQLFWYNKSVLEDCKTISSCFHLVKFEFLKRNNIILADQAAKFSRRSTTSGEWMGNVPDFFNSEM
- the LOC113311368 gene encoding uncharacterized protein LOC113311368 — encoded protein: MDPRYDEFFDPHGKVFAVMKQECYKARDAFYACIERETKKPIIEPATGRLLCPGKCTQLEARYHWDCCSVSPDWVLRLDREYCEKMKKKEAQRPVDKMIKKEVQRPLDKDDPERGPKSLLKGIRIIDQVKR